In Coccidioides posadasii str. Silveira chromosome 4, complete sequence, one genomic interval encodes:
- a CDS encoding uncharacterized protein (EggNog:ENOG410PI3G~COG:S), with protein MAASYYYRDHPYNHAPGPAYPLEPYTASNDPDDLVYKTHPQRRHTDAARPSSASRRSRRDGYRSTHNQEHRGGRKHKHRDDYYQERPSYSHSSLSRSPSPKPRRRKSLGEQAMAALGLAGSSSRGNQHHRTRTRDRSYDYSDPRSRRDYDHPRRRREHRQRNRNSSRSPSPDAASKEIRHAITAALAAGAAEAYRARKAPGGWTGEKGKRVLTAAIGAGGMDKLIERDPNKHNKRHILESTIAGLATNHLMNGSSRSRSHRRHSRRSRSEDHSGMKNLATAGVLAAAGKKAYDHYRSESRGRSPCSGYSSDEDVQPRRHRKKRSQSVTDYVAKGLAALGLTDDVDDKRRSTRHREYDHSSSEDDNYSDYRPRRRGRHSGRSR; from the exons ATGGCAGCTTCGTATTATTACCGAGACCACCCATACAACCATGCCCCGGGGCCAGCATATCCCCTGGAACCATATACCGCATCAAATGATCCTGACGATCTTGTCTATAAAACGCATCCCCAGCGTCGTCATACAGACGCTGCGAGGCCTTCCTCTGCTTCAAGGCGGAGTCGTCGTGATGGATATCGTTCGACACACAATCAGGAACATCGAGGAGGCCGGAAGCATAAGCATCGAG ATGACTATTACCAAGAACGTCCCTCATATTCTCACTCCTCCTTGTCCCGGTCTCCTTCCCCTAAACCGCGTCGGCGTAAGTCACTGGGCGAGCAGGCCATGGCCGCACTCGGCTTGGCAGGCTCAAGCTCTCGTGGAAACCAGCATCATCGAACGAGAACTCGGGATCGAAGCTACGATTATTCTGACCCCCGCTCCCGCCGTGATTACGATCATCCCCGGCGTCGGAGGGAGCATAGGCAGAGGAATAGAAACTCCTCAAGGTCCCCCTCACCTGACGCTGCCTCGAAAGAGATCAGACATGCCATCACTGCTGCATTGGCTGCAGGTGCTGCAGAAGCCTATCGTGCACGGAAAGCACCCGGCGGCTGGACGGGAGAGAAGGGAAAACGAGTACTAACGGCTGCCATCGGCGCTGGTGGAATGGACAAACTTATTGAACGTGACCCAAATAAGCACAATAAGCGTCATATTTTGGAATCCACTATCGCCGGATTGGCCACAAACCACTTAATGAACGGGTCCTCCAGATCGCGCTCGCACCGACGCCATAGCCGACGTTCCAGATCAGAAGATCATAGCGGAATGAAGAACCTTGCCACAGCGGGTGTCTTGGCGGCAGCTGGTAAAAAGGCATATGATCACTATCGTTCCGAATCCCGTGGTCGGTCTCCATGTTCAGGATATTCTAGCGACGAAGATGTTCAACCCCGTCGCCATCGCAAGAAAAGAAGTCAGAGTGTAACGGATTATGTCGCCAAAGGCCTTGCTGCATTAGGATTAACGGATGATGTTGATGACAAACGTCGCTCAACGCGGCACCGCGAATATGATCACAGTTCTTCGGAGGATGACAACTACTCAGACTACCGCCCTCGTCGCCGTGGAAGGCACTCCGGGCGTTCTAGATAA